One genomic region from Amaranthus tricolor cultivar Red isolate AtriRed21 chromosome 12, ASM2621246v1, whole genome shotgun sequence encodes:
- the LOC130828767 gene encoding tyrosine-protein phosphatase RLPH2-like — protein MSELRDEHRLVICIGDIHGYYSKLKNLWRNLKFQTNPSQFKKALIIFLGDYCDKGPDTNKVIDFLIDLPSKYPNQKHVFLLGNHDFGFSAFLGLLPPPCDGSEFKEGWKEIGVCNEENEGWYCGEGYENMHFHGRRWAGMKLNKEGTGTQYKGSVYNAAPTFESYQVPHGSAELRKVVPDDHKKFIANLVWVHEEDNVWIESAEGQKKCKLIAVHAGFQQNKPVEMQLKLLKSKDTSKQWLKCIQDKDSVWDMPEELKEQSTIVVSGHHGKLHIDELRLIIDEGGGRQNKPLAAIILPSMKIVRDTDFSDGNQI, from the exons ATGAGTGAATTGAGAGATGAACATAGATTGGTGATCTGCATAGGTGACATCCATGGATACTACTCAAAGCTCAAAAATCTATGGCGCAATCTCAAATTTCAAACAAACCCATCTCAatttaaaaaagctttaatCATATTTCTTGGAGATTATTGTGATAAGGGTCCAGATACAAATAAAGTGATCGATTTCCTAATTGATCTCCCTTCAAAATACCCGAATCAAAAGCATGTGTTTCTGTTAGGGAACCATGATTTTGGGTTTTCGGCGTTTCTAGGACTACTTCCACCACCTTGTGATGGGTCGGAGTTTAAGGAAGGATGGAAAGAGATTGGTGTATGTAATGAGGAGAATGAAGGATGGTATTGTGGTGAAGggtatgaaaatatgcatttcCATGGAAGAAGGTGGGCTGGGATGAAGTTGAATAAAGAAGGCACGGGTACTCAGTATAAGGGCTCTGTTTATAATGCTGCCCCTACTTTTGAGTCTTATCAAGTTCCTCATGGCTCTGCTG AATTGAGGAAAGTAGTGCCTGATGATCACAAGAAGTTCATTGCTAATTTGGTTTGGGTTCATGAAGAG GACAATGTTTGGATTGAAAGCGCGGAGGGGCAAAAGAAGTGTAAGCTGATAGCAGTGCATGCTGGATTTCAGCAAAATAAACCAGTGGAAATGCAACTGAAGCTCCTGAAATCTAAGGACACCTCCAAACAATGGTTAAAATGTATTCAAGACAAGGATAGTGTTTGGGATATGCCAGag gAACTGAAAGAACAATCAACAATTGTGGTAAGTGGTCACCATGGAAAGCTTCATATTGATGAGCTGAGGCTTATAATTGACGAAGGAGGTGGCCGTCAGAACAAGCCATTGGCGGCTATCATCCTCCCATCCATGAAAATTGTCCGCGACACTGACTTTTCAGATGGAAATCAAATTTGA
- the LOC130828768 gene encoding F-box protein PP2-B15-like, which produces MNYLSKLPEECVSTILSLSNPRDVCRTAAACSELRLAAQSDFVWESFLPHDYLQILARAADSSLLLKCGSKKDLFFVLCNSLLIDGGNKIFRLDRLTGLKSYVLSARDLSIAWATNPIYWSWKKLHMSRFSESVELRTTSWLEIQGNIKIKMLSPNTTYGAYLIFNISQSGYGLDIMPIEISLEVGSDLVCYNTVYLRQDHEKKHQIQWLLYYNRTEMLISRVNQGPERNVPVLPGVRNDGWMEIELGRFFCDEIYSDEEIVKMSLMEIKGHHLKGGLIVEGIEIRPLHLK; this is translated from the exons ATGAACTACTTAAGCAAGTTACCTGAAGAGTGCGTCTCTACCATTCTTTCCCTCTCAAATCCGCGAGATGTTTGCCGAACAGCTGCTGCGTGTTCGGAGCTCCGATTGGCAGCACAATCGGATTTCGTATGGGAAAGCTTCCTGCCACACGATTATCTCCAAATACTTGCAAGGGCTGCTGATTCATCTTTGTTGCTTAAATGTGGTTCAAAGAAAGACTTGTTCTTTGTCCTTTGCAATTCTTTACTCATTGATGGTGGTAATAAG ATATTTAGGTTAGACAGATTAACTGGACTAAAATCCTACGTTTTGTCTGCAAGAGACCTGTCAATTGCTTGGGCTACTAACCCAATCTATTGGTCTTGGAAAAAATTACATATGTCAAG GTTTAGTGAAAGTGTGGAACTTAGAACAACATCATGGCTAGAAATCCAAGGCaatataaagatcaaaatgCTATCACCAAACACAACATATGGTGCTTATTTGATTTTCAACATCTCTCAAAGTGGATATGGTTTGGATATTATGCCTATAGAAATATCCCTCGAAGTGGGCAGTGATCTAGTGTGCTACAATACTGTATACCTGCGCCAAGATCATGAGAAGAAGCATCAAATCCAATGGTTGTTATACTATAATCGCACAGAAATGCTGATATCAAGGGTTAATCAAGGGCCTGAGAGAAATGTTCCTGTACTCCCGGGTGTACGCAATGATGGGTGGATGGAAATTGAGTTAGGACGATTTTTTTGTGATGAAATTTATAGTGATGAGGAGATTGTGAAGATGAGTTTGATGGAGATCAAAGGGCATCATTTAAAGGGTGGTCTTATTGTTGAAGGAATTGAAATTAGGCCGTTACATTTGAAATAA
- the LOC130828769 gene encoding protein MAIN-LIKE 1-like → MAGNQGKGKDFFRHMLSGNSSRPTSLRRDPYERGVTGSARRARQEEAARYSVAQRSSALNVGRTRIDDQASSLQSSWGVSSDDDDDDDDDDDVEYVGDVIRPTEWTVVRGSDGRFTCGGPSSLGAYERSRRSLVDNELPRGSRGSQSAGMDWLVTSPQPGGPTDTRLIPSYGGHIAKLIFDGSERTPPVLECRSSKRSLEAIIRQRDMSDALYDVLPATPLGRLPYIMHQHIDCALISAFVERWQPDTNTFHMPWGEMTIMLHDVQRILGISIEGSLPAEPSEVEWQDGITNLFGEPMSELRRKGVFIGGCVNVAELMQLCHRSQAMDTQSTAYYMAIVGSTLLADKTRTGMRPHPILAVNIDQDEFAWGAVTLAYMYRQLGMASRAGCKTIAGCLTLLQTWIYEYFPAFRPHPRRADVPNKTRAEMWSTKKPCREVNRLRDCRSILDSMTEIQVEWNPYMTAPRALLNEHPRTSFIGGITCFDMVEVYLPERTVRQVGFVQAIPPHPMRPAKALRPAHGTYFVTFASSDVYLEAWSRFPFSARLVEQGLRRASVPSEAEPTYVDWFRVCSHPYIAPDEGPTSGPGPSQSKSEYFFNEWPSRFAPVARLPFSLADMNPRQRHALEIYLNDCRDLFAQWQTFKGQGPS, encoded by the exons atggctggtaatcaaggaaaaggaaaggattTTTTTAGACACATGTTGAGTGGTAATAGCTCTAGGCCTACCTCGCTCAGAAGGGACCCTTatgagaggggggtaacgggttctgctaggagggccaggcaggaagaggctgccagataCAGTGTGGCCCAACGGTCGAGTGCGCTGAACGTAGGGCGTACTCGtattgatgaccaggctagcagcctccagagtagttggggggtttctagtgatgatgatgatgatgatgatgatgatgatgatgttgagtaCGTAGGCGACGTTATTCGCCCAACGGAGTGGACTGTTGTCCGGGGGTCGGACGGGAGATTCACATGTGGCGGCCCTAGTTCTTTAGGCGCATATGAGCGCTCTAGACGTAGTCTCGTCGATAATGAGCTGCCACGGGGGAGCAGGGGCTCACAGTCCGCTGGCATggactggttagtcacatcgccccagcccggggggcccaCAGATACGCGCCTGATACCTAGCTacggcgggcacatagctaaacttatttttgacggctccgagcgtacgcctccggttTTGGAATGCCGTAGTAGTAAGAGGTCGTTGGAGGCCATCATCAGACAGAGGGATATGAGCGATGCGCTgtacgatgttctacctgctacTCCCCTCGGCCGTCTGCCGTatattatgcaccagcacatcgactgtgctttgatatcggccttcgtggagaggtggcagccggatacgaacaccttccacatgccatggggggagatgacgattatgttgcacgatgtgcaacgcatattgggcatttctattgaaggttctctaccGGCCGAGCCTTCTGAGGTAGAGTGGCAGGacggtatcaccaatctgttcggggagccCATGTCTGAGCTACGGCGGAAAGGTGTATTCATCGGCGGCTGCGTCaacgttgctgaactgatgcagTTGTGTCATAGGTCccaggccatggatacccagtcgacagcctactacatggctattgtcggctccaccctgctggcggataagaccagaaccggcatgcgacctcacccgattcTTGCCGTGAACATTGATCAGGATGAGttcgcctggggtgcggtgaccttggcctACATGTATCGGCAGctgggaatggcatctagggctggttgcaagaccattgcgggttgcctcacattgctccagacatggatctatgagtactttcccgcttttcgccctcatcctcgccgagcagacgtgcctaataagactagggcggagatgtggtccacaAAGAAACCATGTCGTGAGGTGAACAGGCTGAGAGACTGTCGTAGCATACTTGACTCAATGACAGAAAttcag GTGGAATGGAATCCGTACATGACTGCTCCAAGGGCATTactgaatgagcacccacgcactagcttcatcgggggtatcacttgctttgatatggtcgaggtgtatttgccggagcggacagtgcgacaggtcggctttgtgcaggctattcccccccatcctatgagaccagccaaggctctccgaccggcacacggtacctacttCGTGACCTTTGCTTCTTCTGATGTTtatttggaggcatggagtaggttcccctttagtgcccgccttgttgagcagggacttcgtcgggcatctgttccatcagaggctgaacCTACTTATgttgactggttcagagtgtgCTCGCACCCGTACATAGCCCCCGACGAAGGGCCGACTTCCGGTCCTGGTCCTTCCCAGAGCAAATCTGAATAC TTTTTCAATGAATGGCCCAGTCGATTCGCTCCAGTGGCTAGACTACCTTTTTCGCTCGCGGATATGAACCcccgtcaacgacatgcgttagaaatataccttaatgattgcAGAGATTTATTTGCTCAATGGCAAACATTTAAAGGGCAAGGCCCTTCATAG